One Mauremys reevesii isolate NIE-2019 linkage group 5, ASM1616193v1, whole genome shotgun sequence genomic window carries:
- the EXOSC9 gene encoding exosome complex component RRP45, producing the protein MKETPLSNCERRFLLRAIEERKRLDGRQSYDYRNVRVSFGADYGCCIVELGRTRVLGQVSCELVSPKLNRATEGILFFNLELSPMAAPAFEPGRQPELLVKLNRLLERCLRNSKCIDTESLCVVAGVKVWQIRVDLHLLNHDGNIIDAASIAAIVALCHFRRPDVSVQGEEVTLYTPEERDPVPLSIHHMPICVSFAFFQQGTYLLVDPSEREERVMDGLLVIAMNKHREICTIQSSGGIMLLKDQVLRCSKITGVKVAEITELIQKALENDRKVRKEGGKFGFAESIPNQKISAFKMERAPVDTNDVEEQAEEIITKADPPSDVVAKPILRMPGTAQIGEGLENSWGDFEESEREEEEEGNSDDATTSGGQKMETEEINIVSKTKKDDDTIILSDSEEEEVVILESEGRHKKTRTHTTAKQENSSSKKAFNKKRKKKRATH; encoded by the exons ATGAAGGAGACGCCGCTGTCCAACTGTGAGCGGCGCTTCCTGCTGCGCGCCATTGAGGAGAGGAAG CGCTTGGACGGGCGGCAGAGCTACGACTACAGGAACGTGCGAGTCTCCTTCGGGGCCGACTACGGCTGCTGCATCGTGGAGCTGGGGAGGACCAG AGTCCTTGGACAGGTTTCATGTGAACTTGTTTCCCCAAAGCTAAATCGAGCTACAGAGGGTATACTTTTCTTTAATCTTGAGCTCTCCCCAATGGCCGCACCAGCTTTTGAGCCTGGCAG GCAACCTGAGCTTTTGGTGAAACTGAATCGACTACTAGAAAGATGCCTAAGAAACTCAAAATGTATAGACACTGAATCTCTCTGTGTTGTTGCTGGTGTAAAG GTGTGGCAAATTCGTGTGGACCTGCATTTGTTGAATCATGATGGAAACATTATTGATGCTGCAAGTATAGCAGCAATAGTGGCTTTGTGTCACTTCCGTAGACCAGATGTATCTGTGCAAGGAGAGGAAGTAACTTTG TATACCCCCGAGGAACGTGATCCTGTCCCTTTGAGTATCCATCACATGCCTATCTGTGTCAGTTTTGCCTTCTTCCAGCAAGG GACCTATTTGTTGGTGGATCCCAGTGAACGAGAGGAACGTGTAATGGATGGCCTACTAGTAATTGCCATGAATAAACATCGTGAGATTTGTACTATCCAGTCCAGTGGAGGGATTATGCTGTTAAAAGATCAG GTTCTGAGATGCAGTAAAATAACTGGTGTTAAAGTAGCAGAGATCACAGAGCTAATTCAAAAGGCCTTGGAAAATGACCGGAAAGTTAG gAAAGAAGGTGGAAAGTTTGGCTTTGCAGAGTCTATACCAAATCAAAAGATCTCTGCCTTTAAAATGGAAAGAGCTCCTGTTGATACTAATGATGTAGAAGAGCAAGCTGAAGAAATCATCACCAAGGCTGATCCTCCTTCAGATGT TGTTGCCAAACCAATACTACGGATGCCTGGGACGGCCCAAATTGGGGAGGGACTAGAGAACTCCTGGGGAGACTTTGAAGAAtctgagagagaggaggaagaggaaggtaACAGTGATGATGCTACCACCTCAGGAGGTCAGAAAATGGAAACAGAAGAGATAAATATTGTGAGCAAAACTAAGAAGG ATGATGACACAATTATACTGtctgacagtgaagaggaggaagtTGTCATTCTGGAATCAGAGGGGAGACACAAGAAAACACG AACTCACACCACTGCCAAACAGGAAAATTCTTCAAGTAAGAAAGCATttaacaaaaagagaaaaaagaagagaGCTACTCATTAG